Proteins co-encoded in one Halorussus vallis genomic window:
- a CDS encoding MEDS domain-containing protein has translation MSQDTSSTPDPRPTLGLESGLEALRESSEFRGPVEPLDHQCNDHLALIYEDRDQQLATAVPFVEQGLERGERCMYVTGDNTKAEVLAAMREAGVDVDGAMASGALTFHTQYDTYLKDETFDPGAMIDLYADAIEEAKAEDYTALRIAAETAWLMPDGVSLEDFMAYESRVNALFDDEDCIALCQYNRNQLPEETIRDIVRTHPHLVYDSTVCHNYYYTPPEEYFGPDRPAYEVDRMLRTLHDRTRATIDLRRNERQLQRQNNRLESFASMLAHELRNPLQIAQIYLRRAAEGDSAAVAEVETALSRIEEMIDVLLITTRTTDAPLAQEEVSLADAATDVWDDMGVASAELIVDTDCTVSADAIHLWHLLENLFSNSVEHAGPDVTVRIGDLPDGDGFFVADDGPGIPDADREAVFEAGHTTCADGIGLGLTFVGQLAAAYAWTCAVSESEMGGARFEFRVDESTS, from the coding sequence ATGAGTCAGGATACATCATCGACGCCGGACCCGCGACCGACGCTCGGATTGGAGAGCGGCCTGGAAGCGCTGCGCGAGAGTTCCGAGTTCCGCGGGCCGGTCGAACCGCTCGACCACCAGTGCAACGACCACCTCGCGCTCATCTACGAGGACCGAGACCAGCAACTCGCGACCGCCGTGCCGTTCGTCGAACAGGGCCTCGAACGCGGCGAGCGTTGCATGTACGTCACCGGCGACAACACGAAGGCCGAGGTGCTCGCGGCGATGCGCGAGGCCGGGGTGGACGTCGACGGCGCGATGGCGTCGGGCGCGCTCACCTTCCACACCCAGTACGACACCTACCTGAAGGACGAGACGTTCGACCCCGGCGCGATGATCGACCTCTACGCCGACGCCATCGAGGAGGCCAAGGCCGAGGACTACACCGCCCTCCGCATCGCGGCCGAAACCGCGTGGCTGATGCCCGACGGCGTGTCGCTCGAGGACTTCATGGCGTACGAGTCGCGGGTGAACGCGCTGTTCGACGACGAGGACTGCATCGCGCTCTGCCAGTACAACCGCAACCAGTTGCCGGAGGAGACCATCCGCGACATCGTCCGGACCCACCCGCACCTGGTGTACGACAGCACGGTGTGTCACAACTACTACTACACGCCGCCCGAGGAGTACTTCGGCCCGGACCGCCCGGCCTACGAGGTCGACCGGATGCTCCGAACGCTCCACGACCGGACCCGGGCCACCATCGACCTCCGACGGAACGAACGACAGCTCCAGCGCCAGAACAACCGCCTCGAATCGTTCGCGAGCATGCTCGCCCACGAACTCCGCAACCCGCTCCAGATCGCCCAGATCTACCTCCGGCGAGCGGCCGAGGGCGACTCGGCGGCGGTCGCCGAGGTCGAGACCGCGCTCTCGCGCATCGAGGAGATGATCGACGTCCTGCTCATCACGACGCGAACGACCGACGCGCCGCTCGCCCAGGAGGAGGTGTCGCTGGCGGACGCGGCCACCGACGTCTGGGACGACATGGGCGTCGCTTCGGCGGAGCTGATAGTCGACACCGACTGCACGGTTTCGGCCGACGCGATTCACCTCTGGCACCTGCTGGAGAACCTCTTTTCGAACTCGGTCGAACACGCCGGACCGGACGTGACCGTCCGTATCGGCGACCTCCCGGACGGAGACGGGTTCTTCGTGGCCGACGACGGTCCCGGCATCCCGGACGCCGACCGCGAGGCCGTCTTCGAGGCGGGCCACACCACGTGCGCGGACGGTATCGGTCTCGGCCTCACCTTCGTCGGTCAGCTGGCGGCGGCCTACGCGTGGACGTGTGCGGTGTCCGAGAGCGAGATGGGCGGCGCGCGCTTCGAGTTTCGGGTCGACGAGTCCACGTCGTGA
- the secY gene encoding preprotein translocase subunit SecY: protein MGWKEAAEPVLTRMPSVRRPEGHVPFKRKLGWTAGVLVLYFFLTNVYLYGANTGADLFGQFRSILAGGQGTVLQLGIGPIVTASIVLQLLGGADLLGLDTNDPRDQILYQGLQKVLVLVMICLTGLPMVFAGDFLPADPQVAQSLGIGTMGVKWLIFAQIAVGGILVLFMDEIVSKWGVGSGIGLFIIAGVSQRLIGGMFAWPSLQGPTGIIPSWVAIVTGSAQNMPPLLGGGGIQYLLTGPGGLIAIVTTLLIFGIVVYAESVRVEIPLSHSRVKGARGRFPVKLIYASVLPMILVRALQANLQFLGRILYSQLQASGMPDWLGTYSQGQPTGGLFYYLAPIQSPQQWMWWAGTTGNEPWQIIIRILIDLGFMVVGGAIFAVFWVETTDMGPEATAEQIQNSGMQIPGFRQNTGVIEKVMERYIPQVTVIGGALVGLLAVMANMLGTIGGVSGTGLLLTVSITYKLYEEIAEEQLMEMHPMMREMFGG, encoded by the coding sequence ATGGGTTGGAAAGAAGCGGCGGAACCAGTACTCACGCGGATGCCCTCCGTGCGAAGACCGGAGGGCCACGTGCCCTTCAAGCGAAAGCTGGGGTGGACCGCTGGAGTGCTCGTTCTGTATTTCTTCCTGACGAACGTCTACCTGTACGGTGCCAACACCGGCGCCGACCTGTTCGGGCAGTTCCGCTCGATACTCGCAGGCGGGCAGGGTACAGTCCTCCAACTGGGCATCGGTCCGATCGTCACCGCGTCTATCGTCTTGCAACTGCTCGGCGGTGCCGACCTCCTCGGACTCGACACCAACGACCCGCGCGACCAGATCCTCTACCAGGGCCTCCAGAAGGTGCTGGTGCTGGTGATGATCTGCCTGACCGGCCTGCCGATGGTGTTCGCCGGAGACTTCCTGCCCGCAGACCCGCAGGTCGCCCAGAGTCTGGGCATCGGCACGATGGGCGTCAAGTGGCTCATCTTCGCCCAGATCGCGGTGGGCGGCATCCTCGTCCTGTTCATGGACGAGATCGTCAGCAAGTGGGGCGTCGGCTCCGGTATCGGGCTGTTCATCATCGCGGGCGTGAGCCAGCGGCTCATCGGCGGCATGTTCGCGTGGCCGAGCCTCCAGGGGCCGACCGGTATCATCCCCTCGTGGGTAGCCATCGTCACCGGGAGCGCCCAGAACATGCCCCCGCTGCTGGGCGGCGGCGGCATCCAGTACCTGCTGACCGGGCCGGGTGGCCTCATCGCCATCGTCACGACGCTGCTCATCTTCGGCATCGTCGTCTACGCGGAGAGCGTCCGGGTCGAGATTCCGCTCAGCCACTCGCGGGTGAAGGGAGCACGCGGTCGCTTCCCCGTGAAGCTCATCTACGCGAGCGTCCTGCCGATGATTCTCGTCCGGGCGCTCCAGGCGAACCTCCAGTTCCTCGGGCGCATCCTCTACAGCCAGCTTCAGGCCAGTGGGATGCCCGACTGGCTGGGGACGTACTCGCAGGGCCAGCCCACCGGCGGGCTGTTCTACTACCTCGCGCCCATCCAGTCGCCCCAGCAGTGGATGTGGTGGGCCGGGACGACCGGTAACGAGCCCTGGCAGATCATCATCCGCATCCTCATCGACCTCGGGTTCATGGTCGTCGGCGGCGCCATCTTCGCGGTCTTCTGGGTCGAGACGACCGACATGGGGCCGGAGGCGACGGCCGAACAGATTCAGAACTCCGGGATGCAGATTCCGGGCTTCCGCCAGAACACCGGCGTCATCGAGAAGGTGATGGAGCGGTACATCCCGCAGGTCACCGTCATCGGCGGCGCGCTGGTGGGCCTGCTCGCGGTGATGGCCAACATGCTCGGCACCATCGGTGGCGTCTCCGGGACCGGCCTGCTGCTGACGGTTTCCATCACGTACAAACTGTACGAGGAGATCGCCGAGGAGCAGTTGATGGAGATGCACCCGATGATGCGCGAGATGTTTGGCGGATAG
- a CDS encoding 50S ribosomal protein L6, giving the protein MARTELEIPDDVTAETDHLDLTVDGPNGSVTRRLWYPDVSVSVEDDTVAIESDAEDAKTTATIGTFESHVRNMIHGVTEGWEYTMEVFYSHFPMQVRSEGDEVVIENFLGERAARRATIHGDTTVEVNDETLTLSGPNIEDVGQTAADIEQLTRVQGKDTRVFQDGVYITEKPSTGGA; this is encoded by the coding sequence ATGGCACGAACAGAACTAGAAATTCCGGACGACGTGACCGCCGAAACGGACCACCTCGACCTCACCGTCGATGGCCCCAACGGGAGCGTCACGCGACGCCTCTGGTACCCGGACGTGTCCGTATCGGTGGAGGACGACACCGTGGCCATCGAGAGCGACGCCGAGGACGCCAAGACGACGGCGACCATCGGCACCTTCGAGAGCCACGTGCGAAACATGATCCACGGCGTGACCGAGGGCTGGGAGTACACCATGGAGGTGTTCTACTCCCACTTCCCGATGCAGGTCCGCTCGGAAGGCGACGAGGTCGTCATCGAGAACTTCCTCGGTGAACGGGCCGCGCGCCGCGCCACCATCCACGGCGACACGACGGTCGAAGTGAACGACGAGACGCTCACGCTCAGCGGGCCCAACATCGAAGACGTCGGCCAGACGGCCGCCGACATCGAGCAGTTGACCCGCGTGCAGGGCAAGGACACTCGCGTCTTCCAGGACGGAGTGTACATCACCGAGAAACCCTCGACGGGAGGTGCCTAA
- a CDS encoding 50S ribosomal protein L19e, producing the protein MTDLSAQKRLASDVLDVGESRVWFDPDAQGAIAEAITREDIRELVDDGSIAAKEKKGNSRGRARERKAKRDYGHRTGPGKRRGKAGGRQQRKEQWEQNIRAQRRKLKELRAEGEVTQSQYRDLYDKSKGGEFESVQYLLNYIENNY; encoded by the coding sequence ATGACTGACCTGAGTGCACAGAAGCGACTCGCATCCGACGTGCTGGACGTCGGCGAGAGCCGCGTCTGGTTCGACCCCGACGCACAGGGTGCCATCGCGGAGGCGATCACCCGCGAGGACATCCGCGAACTGGTCGACGACGGCTCCATCGCCGCGAAAGAGAAGAAAGGCAACTCCCGCGGCCGTGCGCGCGAGCGCAAGGCCAAGCGCGACTACGGCCACCGAACCGGCCCCGGCAAGCGCCGCGGCAAGGCCGGCGGCCGCCAGCAGCGCAAGGAACAGTGGGAGCAGAACATCCGAGCACAGCGACGGAAGCTCAAGGAGCTTCGCGCCGAGGGCGAGGTCACGCAGTCGCAGTACCGCGACCTATACGACAAGTCCAAGGGCGGGGAGTTCGAGAGCGTCCAGTACCTGCTCAACTACATCGAGAACAACTACTAA
- a CDS encoding bacterio-opsin activator domain-containing protein encodes MGRAPRIGRRERAARGPHPRRRGPVHPLGGRGPRRPGIDPGELVGESVDDLFGDDPRLSALYDRAYDGEPAHAVVERDGVAFENWTRPIFDDDGEVARVIGVALDVTERAQYEGALAALHRSSRDLLDAKTGNDIASKVVEASTEVLDLTGVVVYLFDEDENVLRPAAYSPDVPATVGEPPTYGPASSITWNAFVTGETASFDDVRESEHVANPDTAVRSGLYIPLGDHGVLAVISPEHDVLTDETVELIDLFAATAETALDRVARERAVRNHRWELREQAARLEQLNEINEQLRRVERVLVFETTRDDIERAVCEQLTASDRFAFAWIGEVEDGEVEDGDLSPRAWAGTERGYFDAVSDPDEPAARTARTGDVTAVENVADGLRREPWRSEALSRGYQSVVAVPLVYDDLDYGVLTVYATRADAFDAMFRTVFAELGDTIAHAVDSAETKHGLLTDGVVELDLRVPEAADPLAHVARETGGRTTFEGVAPHPDGTRVFFSATGTSAAEIVDAAEESVAVRSIRVVSDRDDGGLFELTADGELLATTLSDHGALPREIETENGRTRLVVELPRTDDVRSFVEMLRTVYPGTELAARRDHDRPVRTRETFADSLRAQLTDRQREVLRTAYFSGYFATPRESTGEEVAESLDITQPTFANHLRAAERKLFELLYES; translated from the coding sequence GTGGGGCGAGCGCCTCGAATCGGTCGTCGAGAACGCGCCGCTCGCGGTCCACACCCTCGACGCCGAGGGCCGGTTCACCCTCTCGGAGGGCGCGGGCCTCGACGCCCCGGCATCGACCCCGGCGAACTCGTCGGCGAGTCCGTCGACGACCTGTTCGGCGACGATCCGCGACTCAGCGCGCTCTACGACCGCGCCTACGACGGCGAACCGGCCCACGCGGTGGTCGAACGCGACGGCGTCGCGTTCGAGAACTGGACCAGGCCCATCTTCGACGACGACGGCGAGGTGGCCCGCGTCATCGGCGTCGCCCTCGACGTCACCGAGCGCGCCCAGTACGAGGGCGCGCTCGCCGCCCTCCACCGGTCGAGCCGCGACCTCCTGGACGCCAAAACCGGGAACGACATCGCGAGCAAGGTGGTCGAGGCCAGCACCGAGGTGCTCGATCTGACGGGCGTCGTGGTCTACCTGTTCGACGAGGACGAGAACGTCCTCCGGCCGGCGGCGTACTCGCCCGACGTGCCCGCCACGGTCGGCGAACCGCCGACGTACGGCCCGGCGTCCAGCATCACGTGGAACGCGTTCGTCACGGGCGAAACCGCCTCGTTCGACGATGTCCGCGAGTCCGAACACGTCGCGAACCCCGACACGGCGGTTCGGAGCGGACTCTACATCCCGCTGGGCGACCACGGCGTGCTGGCGGTCATCTCGCCCGAACACGACGTGCTCACCGACGAGACGGTCGAACTCATCGACCTGTTCGCCGCCACCGCCGAAACCGCCCTCGACCGCGTCGCCCGGGAGCGCGCGGTCCGAAATCACCGGTGGGAACTCCGGGAGCAGGCGGCCCGGCTCGAACAGTTGAACGAGATAAACGAACAGCTCCGGCGGGTCGAGCGCGTGCTGGTGTTCGAAACCACCCGGGACGACATCGAGCGCGCGGTCTGCGAGCAGTTGACGGCGAGCGACCGCTTCGCGTTCGCCTGGATCGGCGAAGTCGAAGACGGCGAGGTCGAGGACGGCGACCTGTCGCCGCGGGCCTGGGCCGGCACCGAGCGGGGCTACTTCGACGCCGTCTCCGACCCCGACGAACCGGCCGCTCGTACCGCCCGGACCGGCGACGTCACCGCGGTCGAGAACGTCGCCGACGGACTCAGGCGCGAACCGTGGCGGAGCGAGGCGCTCTCGCGGGGCTACCAGTCGGTCGTCGCGGTCCCGCTGGTCTACGACGACCTCGACTACGGGGTGCTCACCGTCTACGCGACCAGGGCCGACGCCTTCGACGCGATGTTCCGGACCGTCTTCGCCGAACTCGGCGACACCATCGCCCACGCCGTCGACTCCGCCGAAACCAAACACGGCCTGCTGACCGACGGCGTGGTCGAACTCGACCTCCGGGTGCCCGAGGCGGCCGACCCGCTCGCCCACGTCGCGCGCGAAACCGGCGGACGAACCACCTTCGAGGGCGTCGCACCTCACCCGGACGGAACGCGCGTCTTCTTCTCGGCGACCGGAACGTCGGCGGCGGAGATCGTCGACGCCGCCGAGGAGTCGGTCGCGGTCCGGTCGATTCGGGTCGTCTCGGACCGCGACGACGGCGGCCTCTTCGAACTCACGGCCGACGGCGAACTCCTCGCGACCACGCTGAGCGACCACGGTGCGCTCCCCCGCGAGATCGAAACCGAAAACGGCCGGACCCGCCTGGTCGTCGAACTCCCCCGGACCGACGACGTGCGCTCGTTCGTCGAGATGCTCCGGACCGTCTACCCCGGCACCGAACTCGCGGCGCGTCGCGACCACGACCGGCCCGTCCGGACCCGCGAGACGTTCGCCGACAGCCTGCGAGCCCAACTCACCGACCGCCAGCGCGAGGTGCTCCGGACCGCCTACTTCAGCGGCTACTTCGCCACGCCCCGCGAGTCCACCGGCGAAGAGGTCGCCGAATCGCTCGACATCACCCAGCCCACCTTCGCCAACCACCTCCGGGCGGCCGAGCGGAAACTGTTCGAACTCCTCTACGAATCGTAG
- a CDS encoding 30S ribosomal protein S5, which yields MCANHNGWEPQTRLGRKVVEGEIDTMEDALNSGLPLKEPELVDQLLPGLEDEVLDINMVQRMTDSGRRVKFRCVVAIGNRDGYVGYAEGRDDQVGGAIQKAIEIAKLNMIQVNRGAGSWEDRSERPHSLARRTTGKAGSVEVELIPAPTGLGLAATDTVRKILALGGVENAWTKSHGNTRTTLNLAKATYNALENAAESRGPRGRTADFEEVAE from the coding sequence ATGTGTGCTAACCACAACGGCTGGGAACCCCAGACCCGTCTCGGCCGCAAAGTCGTCGAGGGCGAAATCGACACGATGGAGGATGCCCTCAACTCCGGGCTCCCGCTGAAGGAGCCGGAACTCGTCGACCAGCTCCTGCCGGGGCTGGAGGACGAGGTGCTGGACATCAACATGGTCCAGCGGATGACCGACTCCGGCCGCCGCGTGAAGTTCCGCTGTGTCGTCGCCATCGGTAACCGCGACGGCTACGTCGGCTACGCGGAGGGCCGCGACGACCAGGTCGGCGGCGCGATCCAGAAGGCGATCGAGATCGCGAAGCTGAACATGATCCAGGTCAACCGCGGCGCGGGCTCCTGGGAAGACCGAAGCGAACGACCTCACTCGCTGGCTCGCCGGACGACCGGCAAGGCCGGCAGCGTCGAGGTCGAACTGATTCCCGCCCCGACCGGGCTGGGACTCGCCGCCACCGACACCGTCCGGAAGATCCTGGCGCTCGGCGGCGTCGAGAACGCCTGGACGAAGAGCCACGGCAACACCCGGACGACGCTCAACCTCGCGAAGGCGACCTACAACGCGCTGGAGAACGCCGCGGAGTCCCGCGGCCCGCGAGGCCGGACCGCCGACTTCGAGGAGGTGGCCGAGTGA
- a CDS encoding 30S ribosomal protein S14, translating to MSESENETEATGEHAEKRTGQYVECQRCGRKQGLVGKYDINLCRQCFREIARSMGFKKYR from the coding sequence ATGAGCGAGAGCGAAAACGAAACCGAGGCGACCGGCGAGCACGCAGAGAAGCGCACCGGCCAGTACGTCGAGTGCCAGCGCTGCGGCCGCAAGCAGGGTCTCGTCGGCAAGTACGACATCAATCTGTGTCGCCAGTGCTTCCGGGAGATAGCCCGGAGCATGGGATTCAAGAAGTACCGATAA
- a CDS encoding 50S ribosomal protein L18, with protein sequence MATGPRYTVPMRRRREVRTDYHQRLRLLKSGKPRLVARKSNQHVRAQLVTMGPDGDETKVSAYSGDLEEYGWEAPTGNIPSAYLTGYLLGKRAVEAGLDEAVLDIGLNTATPGSKVFAVQEGAIDAGLDVPHNESVLADWSRNRGEDIAEYAEQLDEPLYSGDFDATELPEHFDDVLETLQEE encoded by the coding sequence ATGGCAACAGGACCACGATACACGGTGCCGATGCGCCGTCGCCGCGAGGTCCGGACCGACTACCATCAGAGGTTGCGCCTGCTGAAATCGGGCAAGCCCCGGCTGGTCGCTCGCAAGAGCAACCAGCACGTCAGGGCGCAGCTGGTCACGATGGGCCCGGACGGCGACGAGACGAAGGTCAGTGCGTACTCCGGCGACCTCGAAGAGTACGGTTGGGAAGCCCCGACCGGTAACATTCCGAGCGCGTACCTTACGGGCTACCTGCTCGGCAAGCGCGCGGTCGAAGCCGGCCTCGACGAGGCGGTGCTCGACATCGGCCTCAACACGGCGACCCCCGGCAGCAAAGTCTTCGCGGTGCAGGAAGGCGCCATCGACGCCGGCCTCGACGTGCCGCACAACGAGTCGGTGCTGGCCGACTGGTCGCGCAACCGCGGCGAGGACATCGCCGAGTACGCAGAACAGCTCGACGAGCCGCTCTACAGCGGCGACTTCGACGCGACCGAACTGCCCGAGCACTTCGATGACGTGCTCGAAACGCTTCAGGAGGAATAA
- a CDS encoding HalOD1 output domain-containing protein, with the protein MTARPTDTVCLPRRDSSVSALVVEALAACADTDPTELGVTLYDTVDPDALDKIFCAKADGTPRTGGRVVFRIGECRVEVTEETVSATPEPLA; encoded by the coding sequence ATGACCGCACGACCTACTGACACCGTCTGCCTGCCGCGCCGCGACTCGTCGGTGAGCGCGCTCGTCGTCGAGGCCCTCGCGGCGTGTGCGGACACGGACCCGACGGAACTCGGCGTGACCCTCTACGACACCGTCGACCCCGACGCACTCGACAAGATATTCTGTGCGAAGGCCGACGGGACGCCCCGAACGGGCGGCCGAGTCGTCTTCCGAATCGGCGAGTGTCGGGTCGAGGTCACCGAAGAGACGGTGAGCGCCACCCCCGAACCCCTCGCCTGA
- a CDS encoding 30S ribosomal protein S8, which produces MAGNDPLSNALSGIDNAESVGHLDHTVQPASNEIGSVLEVFYDRGYIDGFEFVDDGKAGEFEVELKGAINECGAVKPRYSAGADEFEKWEKRFLPARDYGALVVTTSRGVMSHYEAREQGVGGQVIAYVY; this is translated from the coding sequence ATGGCAGGAAACGATCCGCTGTCCAACGCGCTTTCGGGCATCGACAACGCCGAGAGCGTCGGACACCTGGACCACACCGTACAACCCGCCTCGAACGAGATCGGCAGCGTACTCGAGGTCTTCTACGACCGCGGGTACATCGACGGCTTCGAGTTCGTCGACGACGGCAAGGCCGGAGAGTTCGAGGTCGAACTGAAAGGCGCGATCAACGAATGCGGCGCGGTCAAGCCCCGCTACTCGGCGGGCGCAGACGAGTTCGAGAAGTGGGAGAAGCGGTTCCTCCCCGCCCGCGACTACGGGGCGCTCGTCGTCACGACCAGCCGCGGCGTCATGAGCCACTACGAGGCCCGCGAACAGGGCGTCGGTGGCCAGGTCATCGCGTACGTCTACTAG
- a CDS encoding uL15m family ribosomal protein gives MTDKKRRQRGSRTHGGGSHKNRRGAGHRGGRGRAGRAKHEFHNYEPLGKHGFTRPEKVQDTVLEVDVQKLDEDAALLAADGVAEEIDGGYAVDARDVVEDGWDADAVKVLGNGQVRNHLEITADAFSASAVELIEEAGGDAVLSDRAEEAEEDEADADEEAAEAE, from the coding sequence ATGACCGACAAGAAACGACGACAGCGCGGGTCCCGAACCCACGGCGGCGGCAGCCACAAGAACCGGCGCGGCGCCGGTCACCGCGGCGGCCGCGGTCGCGCGGGACGCGCCAAACACGAGTTCCACAACTACGAACCGCTCGGCAAGCACGGGTTCACCCGGCCCGAGAAGGTCCAGGACACCGTCCTCGAAGTGGACGTGCAGAAACTCGACGAAGACGCCGCCTTGCTGGCGGCCGACGGCGTCGCGGAGGAGATCGACGGCGGCTACGCCGTCGACGCCCGCGACGTGGTCGAGGACGGCTGGGACGCCGACGCCGTGAAGGTGCTCGGCAACGGCCAGGTCCGCAACCACCTCGAGATCACCGCCGACGCCTTCTCGGCGTCCGCGGTCGAGCTCATCGAGGAGGCGGGCGGCGACGCCGTCCTCAGCGACCGCGCCGAGGAAGCCGAGGAAGACGAAGCCGACGCAGACGAAGAAGCCGCCGAAGCCGAGTAA
- a CDS encoding 50S ribosomal protein L32e, with translation MADDELQNLEDISGVGSSKAEALREAGFESVEDVKAAEQSDLAEVEGIGNALAARIKADVGGLEVEEETEAEIEEEETEAEEEPAEEVETELQPRGLVSKTPDLSEREQELLAQRKRVGKPQFNRQDYHKKKRTPTSWRRPRGKLSKQRRGIKGKGPKVEAGFRSPTAVRGKHPSGFDEVRVHNVDDLEGVDGDVEAVRIGSKVGARKRERIEEQAEEQGIRVLNPTYVEVEVEE, from the coding sequence ATGGCAGACGACGAACTCCAGAATCTCGAAGACATCAGCGGCGTCGGCTCCTCGAAGGCCGAGGCGCTCCGAGAGGCGGGCTTCGAGTCCGTCGAGGACGTCAAGGCCGCCGAACAGAGCGATCTCGCGGAGGTCGAGGGCATCGGGAACGCGCTCGCGGCCCGCATCAAGGCCGACGTGGGCGGTCTCGAAGTCGAAGAGGAGACCGAAGCCGAGATCGAAGAGGAAGAGACCGAAGCCGAGGAGGAACCGGCCGAGGAGGTCGAGACCGAACTCCAGCCCCGCGGGCTGGTTTCCAAGACCCCCGACCTCAGCGAGCGCGAGCAGGAACTGCTCGCCCAGCGCAAGCGGGTCGGTAAGCCGCAGTTCAACCGGCAGGACTACCACAAGAAGAAGCGGACGCCGACTTCGTGGCGGCGCCCCCGCGGCAAACTCAGCAAGCAGCGCCGCGGCATCAAGGGCAAGGGCCCGAAGGTCGAGGCGGGCTTCCGCTCGCCGACCGCGGTGCGCGGCAAGCACCCCAGCGGCTTCGACGAGGTTCGCGTCCACAACGTCGACGACCTAGAGGGCGTCGACGGCGACGTGGAAGCGGTCCGAATCGGCTCGAAGGTCGGCGCTCGCAAGCGCGAGCGCATCGAAGAACAGGCCGAAGAGCAGGGCATCCGCGTCCTGAACCCGACCTACGTCGAAGTGGAGGTCGAAGAATGA
- a CDS encoding DUF7576 family protein has translation MADDETDAKHGGAATRRHDARCAECDARIDTSRWYPIVTRIVDDEVRLHSFCDEHCRDAWERAVEPHDAP, from the coding sequence ATGGCCGACGACGAGACCGACGCGAAACACGGCGGCGCCGCCACCCGCCGCCACGACGCCCGATGCGCCGAGTGCGACGCCCGCATCGACACCAGCCGCTGGTACCCCATCGTCACCAGAATCGTCGACGACGAAGTGCGACTGCACTCGTTCTGCGACGAGCACTGCCGCGACGCCTGGGAACGAGCGGTCGAACCTCACGACGCACCATGA
- a CDS encoding 50S ribosomal protein L5, producing MSEAEADFHEMREPSIEKVVVHMGVGEGGRELANAEEILEDVTGQQSVRTLAKSTKPEFGIRQGDPIGAKVTLRDEEAEEFLRTALPLANIRKRQFDDTGNFSFGVAEHTEFPSQEYDPNVGIYGLDVTVNLVRPGYRIAKRDKVSRSIPSSHQLTVEDAVAFLEANFDVEVDQ from the coding sequence ATGAGCGAAGCCGAGGCAGACTTCCACGAGATGCGCGAACCGTCCATCGAGAAGGTCGTCGTCCACATGGGCGTCGGCGAGGGCGGCCGCGAACTCGCGAACGCCGAGGAGATCCTCGAGGACGTCACCGGCCAGCAGAGCGTTCGGACGCTGGCGAAGTCCACCAAGCCCGAGTTCGGCATCCGGCAGGGCGACCCCATCGGCGCGAAGGTTACCCTCCGCGACGAGGAGGCAGAGGAGTTCCTCCGGACGGCCCTGCCGCTCGCGAACATCCGCAAGCGGCAGTTCGACGACACGGGCAACTTCAGCTTCGGGGTCGCGGAACACACCGAGTTCCCGAGCCAGGAGTACGACCCGAACGTCGGCATCTACGGCCTGGACGTGACGGTCAACCTCGTCCGTCCCGGCTACCGAATCGCGAAGCGCGACAAGGTGTCGCGCTCGATTCCCTCGAGCCACCAGCTGACCGTCGAGGACGCGGTCGCGTTCCTCGAAGCCAACTTCGACGTGGAGGTCGATCAATGA
- the rpmD gene encoding 50S ribosomal protein L30, whose translation MKAVVQLRGEVDMSQKTKDTLEMLNIHKVNHCALVPDTDTYRGMITKVNDYTAYGEPSQDVLETVLRKRAEPIEGSEAVDDEWVGDNTDYDDVADLASALLDEETTLREQGLTPVLRLHPPRGGHDGLKHPVPEGGELGKHDTEQIDSLLKAMR comes from the coding sequence ATGAAGGCCGTCGTCCAACTCCGCGGTGAGGTCGACATGTCCCAGAAGACCAAGGATACCTTGGAGATGCTCAACATCCACAAGGTGAACCACTGCGCGCTGGTGCCCGACACGGACACCTACCGCGGGATGATCACCAAGGTCAACGACTACACCGCGTACGGCGAGCCGAGCCAGGACGTCCTGGAGACGGTGCTCCGCAAGCGCGCCGAACCCATCGAGGGTTCGGAGGCGGTTGACGACGAGTGGGTCGGCGACAACACCGACTACGACGACGTCGCCGACCTCGCGTCGGCGCTCTTAGACGAGGAGACGACCCTGCGCGAGCAGGGGCTCACCCCCGTCCTCCGACTCCACCCGCCCCGCGGCGGCCACGACGGACTCAAGCATCCCGTCCCGGAGGGCGGCGAACTCGGCAAGCACGACACCGAGCAGATAGACTCGCTGCTCAAGGCGATGCGATAA